In Scleropages formosus chromosome 18, fSclFor1.1, whole genome shotgun sequence, one DNA window encodes the following:
- the tnxba gene encoding tenascin, with the protein MAILCVLLSQPGQQTTANITEPSQPSTFLKLISSKHQTTTKKVKLSNQNPVSTAKLSQDSTSSNQSLLVPAKPSLPLSHRVSGDGSSSPSQPTIKVVISDTCVQRNVQGHKTNQTSNQGQEITLEQGSPLVLTQKINLVQDSCPESCGVQFTALQVRLEKLEKEVSILRKKYNGADGICCPSQLREGTTMPPVPQEGECLNDCSDQGRCEKGKCICFQGFGGPDCSSVTCPSNCHEGGICVDGQCVCESSFTGPDCSIKSCPNDCSNRGRCVQGTCQCDTGFSGIDCADKACPGNCNNRGQCLKGKCLCHPGFTGLDCSKCEAGFTGAQCVSVFPGIDKRPVIKVNVETVTMKVAPGTDKNNRKTSEKTKLNKAILSKMEEEKLKAQRKMWKEKVSGEKDDSNKTRADSSLKQSTEKSGSKKENGVESTQEMEEEEAENEEDGKYEEDDDDMKIKSEDAFSQTNINKGGNEKHSARRSEDAVNRGNNSNTTAYTSAKPHSRAATRRTGSNIRKLSVVPGSTRLLTVRNLRPQTRYSLSLYGTSPGVRSKIHHLTVTTAPEPPTELLFSNVTDSSLSVSWTKPRNPVTGYKVTYTNTESGKPVSLEVDPQHSSVALSQLLPASSYDVSVTAQHGLDHSDSITGLVVTVPDPPTALKAVDVTDTRAVLRWVPALAAVDRYIIVYGSKSGAKVTTAVSGDVPELQLKDLQSATAYTVTMTSQRDSLQSTTVNLTFITTGGKQFLKPMDCSQQLLNGMLHSGVAQIFPGSKQDEGVRVYCDMETDGGGWTVFQRRMNGKTNFFRNWEQYSKGFGNLSGEFWLGNELIHSLTSSRPMVLRVDLHAGAETAFAMYSSFYIGPQRKHYAVRLSGYSGTAGDSMKYHNGQPFSTRDRDPNPVLSGCARSYRGGWWYKDCHEANLNGLYDINTNHQGVIWTAWKGRDFSIPFTELKLRPVNFDPQTQG; encoded by the exons ATGGCCATCCTCTGTGTTCTGCTCTCCCAGCCTGGCCAACAGACCACTGCCAACATCACAGAACCTAGCCAGCCAAGTACATTTCTAAAACTTATTTCATCGAAACACCAAACCACAACCAAAAAGGTTAAGCTTTCAAACCAAAATCCTGTGTCAACTGCAAAGCTCAGCCAAGACTCCACATCATCTAATCAAAGTCTTCTTGTCCCTGCTAAGCCCTCCCTTCCCCTCAGTCATAGAGTTTCAGGAGATGGCAGCTCCTCCCCCTCACAGCCCACCATTAAAGTTGTGATTTCAGACACCTGTGTCCAGCGAAATGTACAGGGCCATAAAACCAATCAGACCAGTAACCAAGGCCAGGAAatcacccttgaacaaggttctCCACTCGTTTTGACTCAGAAAATCAACCTGGTCCAGGACTCATGTCCAGAGAGCTGCGGGGTGCAATTTACAGCACTGCAAGTACGTttagagaagctggagaaggaagtGTCCATCCTAAGGAAGAAATACAATGGTGCTGATGGCATTTGCTGTCCCTCCCAACTGCGTGAAGGTACAACAATGC CGCCTGTCCCCCAAGAGGGAGAGTGTCTGAATGACTGCAGTGACCAGGGTCGGTGTGAAAAGGGAAAGTGCATCTGTTTCCAAGGATTCGGTGGCCCCGACTGCAGCTCTGTCACCTGCCCTTCCAACTGCCATGAAGGGGGCATCTGTGTGGATGGccagtgcgtgtgtgagagcagCTTCACAGGACCAGACTGCTCCATCAAGTCCTGTCCCAATGACTGCAGTAACAGGGGAAGGTGTGTCCAGGGTACATGTCAGTGTGACACTGGATTTTCAGGGATTGACTGCGCTGATAAAGCCTGTCCAGGGAACTGTAACAACAGAGGGCAGTGCTTGAAGGGGAAGTGCCTGTGTCATCCTGGGTTCACAGGACTGGACTGTAGCAAGTGTGAAGCTGGATTCACTGGAGCTCAATGTGTTAGTG tATTCCCAGGCATTGACAAGAGACCAGTTATTAAGGTGAATGTGGAAACTGTAACAATGAAGGTGGCACCAGGAACAGATAAAAACAATAGAAAGACATCAGAGAAGACAAAGCTGAACAAGGCTATACTCTCAAAAATGGAAGAGGAGAAACTTAAGGCACAAAGAAAGATGTGGAAGGAGAAGGTGTCTGGGGAAAAGGATGATTCCAATAAAACAAGAGCAGATTCCAGTCTGAAACAGAGCACTGAAAAATCAGGCTCTAAAAA GGAAAATGGAGTTGAGAGTACCCAAGaaatggaggaagaggaggcggaGAATGAAGAAGATGGGAAATATGAGGAAGATGATGACGacatgaaaattaaatcagaagATGCTTTCAGTCAAACGAATATAAATAAAGGAGGTAATGAAAAACATAGTGCCAGGAGAAGTGAAGATGCTGTCAACAGGGGCAATAACAGCAACACCACTGCTTACACTTCTGCAAAACCCCACAGCAGAGCAGCCACTAGAAGGACAGGCAGCAATATTAGGAAGCTCTCAGTGGTTCCTGGCTCCACTCGTTTGTTGACCGTCCGGAACCTCAGGCCTCAGACACGCTACTCACTgtccctgtatggaacaagcccTGGAGTGCGCTCCAAAATTCACCATCTCACTGTCACTACAG CTCCAGAACCTCCCACTGAACTTCTGTTCAGCAATGTGACAGAttcctctctgtctgtctcctgGACGAAACCACGGAACCCAGTGACCGGGTACAAAGTCACCTACACCAACACTGAGAGTG GAAAGCCTGTTTCTCTCGAAGTCGACCCCCAGCACTCCAGTGTGGCTCTCTCTCAACTCCTCCCTGCCTCTTCTTATGATGTCAGTGTCACTGCCCAGCATGGCCTGGACCACAGTGACTCCATTACAGGCCTTGTTGTCACAG TCCCTGACCCACCCACAGCGCTGAAGGCTGTGGATGTAACAGACACTAGGGCAGTGTTGCGTTGGGTGCCCGCCCTGGCAGCTGTTGACCGTTACATCATTGTTTATGGGTCTAAGAGTG GGGCCAAAGTGACCACCGCGGTCTCAGGTGATGTTCCTGAACTGCAACTGAAGGACTTACAGAGTGCAACAGCATACACTGTGACAATGACCAGTCAGCGGGACAGCCTGCAGAGCACCACTGTGAATCTAACCTTCATCACGACAGGCG GTAAGCAATTCCTCAAGCCCATGGACTGCTCCCAGCAGCTGCTCAACGGCATGTTACACTCGGGGGTGGCACAGATCTTCCCTGGAAGCAAGCAGGATGAGGGCGTGCGGGTTTACTGCGACATGGAAACtgatggaggaggctggacg GTGTTCCAGAGAAGAATGAATGGGAAGACAAACTTCTTTAGGAACTGGGAACAATACAGCAAAGGCTTTGGCAATCTCAGTGGGGAATTCTGGCTCG GCAATGAGCTGATTCACAGCCTGACGAGCTCAAGGCCAATGGTGCTGCGGGTGGACCTTCATGCTGGTGCAGAAACTGCCTTTGCCATGTACTCATCTTTCTACATAGGACCTCAGAGAAAGCACTATGCAGTCAGACTGTCTGGGTACTCGGGCACTGCAG GTGACTCCATGAAATATCACAATGGGCAACCATTTTCTACACGGGACAGAGACCCCAACCCCGTCCTCAGTGGGTGTGCCAGGTCTTACAGGGGAGGATGGTGGTACAAGGACTGCCATGAGGCCAATCTCAATGGCCTGTATGATATCAACACCAACCACCAG GGTGTGATCTGGACAGCCTGGAAAGGCAGAGACTTCTCCATCCCCTTCACTGAGCTGAAGCTCAGGCCGGTGAACTTCGACCCACAGACTCAGGGAtag
- the c4b gene encoding complement C4-B has translation MESPVVLLLCFSFSVVTVSTQDMFLVTAPSVFHVGVKERVSVQLPSSLLNQPVLLYLEHETSGLLMSNRATFQMTQEKQIGVVELEVDREKMSSLPTLNPTPFYLALVCEIRPGQREMVRVLVSQHRGYIFIQTDQPVYTPTQTVKYRIFTLDHSMRPHAEPISISVFNAGGNRVTSWTVREADGIYSRKLNIPDVSEPGVWRIVAHYQGDEKNAATREFQVKKFVMPSFDVSIKPEQNYFLVTTEKFHFTIHASYSYGETIKGAYHCRFGVRQEATGDADTRKPETIIIRGLEKSGSVNNGEAEVTLFRLQIENLLKERSANLTQLALDRTQLYVAVTVIDIASGELQEAEVFIPIVSQRFSVDLSRTRSYFIPGVPFHVSAVVHLPDGSPAANVPVDVHVTGSSAKPQSVQTNGEGAAHLVFNNIPNDRPVTVKVTVDNHPSEKTVFPSLSSSNNYLYIDVSSKVVSPGEEVIVNFNVVGSSLAGNQIYYLVLSKGVLRAQNSEPSGPLVQIRLPVSSDLIPSFRLIGYYYDQTGDIIADSVWVDVEDVCEGKILLSAKEEHIPGKLAKLDINLEGQKAKVALLAVDTAIYALNVHNRLTPKQVFASMQSYDLGCSYGGGSDTANVFNDAGLSFISHSKTVKSRMRIGFGCESGFRRQKRSLDLQQLMNSKVFSYVSKELQQCCRDGLTLIPMQLTCEERAKRVSRRGKGQDCTNVFLDCCREGIKLRDLKRQEEAKKQHGRTHGITDMEDFFDSSTVNIRRHFPPSFAFEEIQVDGSRRHDLFLPDSITTWEIQAVSVSASHGICVAQPCKLMAKKTVFVSLRLPYSVKRFEQLSIVAVVYNYGDETKQLSVHMKRVDGLCSPGSASMLSHVNVNVSRGSPQTVTFPAVPMITGKIPVTLLIYDTEEKLGLDAIEKELLVMTEGVVKREEKTHFIDLDGRNRQNFLIDGQFPNSTIPDSDTNLFVMMEGGVFDKAKVLPLLSPSGVNGLLRAPMGCAEQTMIRLSPTALALHYLDHTQGWMDLPAGARDVALSHVEGGYSRILTFKKNDASYGAWLDRPSSIWLTAQVVKVLSLVADRQLEGRGEKGRQGANVVSVEEISQSVEYLISKQSEEDGSFNDPHPVIHREMQGGVGGTEGDVSLTAFVTIALKRSLHHLTGETKNKAEDSVSRATAYIESRFSSLERPYAVAIAAYCLSVCQNDKTLAKSAWSRLKELATKEGNCRMWRSKADMRLPGEVKHYAVPPPEAITVETTAYALLTAVANGELEWADSAACWLSEKENYGGGFRSTQDTIVALEALSHLVISRPTQTPPTITAQFNAPGKSQKENLNLGQKEQKVETELKRLLGNNINVEVTGKGKAKLKVVKAFHVLEPNKGCELLSIKVTVEGKVKYTAEVIENYDYDYYGAGGEGEDKRDEEEKSIPHSEIEWFDARSRHRRETEQTDGSSVKYTVCVSHSPSRNLSGMAIADITMLSGFEAQRDDLDKLKALSDQYISHYETEYGRVILYFNEIQPEEQCIGFSAVQKVPVGLVQPAPATFYDYYEPDRRCSIFYAAPLKSKMVSTLCSGEVCQCAERPCYTEKKTVQMKIKKKDRFEFACYHPTVDYGYKVEVYNISIMSGFELYQAKVKDVLRATADDRIMLGSVRVFAKRLHCKGQLELGKSFLIMGKDGSTTDSYGQMQYLLDSETWVEKLPTDSKCQATPNKLFCRGLDNFMSEYQKEGCRQ, from the exons ATGGAGTCTCCAGTGGTTCTACTGCTGTGCTTCAGCTTCTCTGTAGTAACTGTTTCGACACAGGACAT GTTCCTGGTGACGGCTCCCAGTGTGTTTCATGTGGGAGTGAAGGAGCGTGTATCTGTTCAGTTACCCTCCAGCCTGCTCAATCAGCCTGTACTTCTCTACTTGGAACATGAGACCAGTGGGCTGCTGATGTCCAATAGGGCTACTTTTCAGATGACCCAAGAGAAACAAATTGGAGTTGTAGAACTCGAG gtggacagagagaaaatgtcAAGCCTTCCTACGTTGAACCCAACACCGTTCTACTTGGCACTTGTGTGTGAGATCAGACCTGGTCAGAGGGAGATGGTCAGAGTGCTGGTTTCTCAACACAGGGGCTACATCTTCATCCAGACAGATCAGCCTGTCTATAcccccacacagacag TGAAATACAGGATTTTTACCCTGGATCACTCCATGAGGCCCCATGCCGAACCCATATCCATCTCTGTTTTT AATGCTGGTGGGAACAGGGTGACATCGTGGACTGTAAGAGAAGCAGATGGGATCTACTCCAGGAAACTGAACATTCCTGATGTCTCTGA ACCAGGTGTGTGGAGGATTGTGGCTCACTATCAAGGGGATGAGAAGAACGCCGCCACCCGAGAGTTTCAAGTAAAGAAATTTG TCATGCCAAGCTTCGATGTGTCCATCAAGCCTGAGCAGAACTACTTCCTGGTGACCACGGAAAAATTTCATTTCACCATCCACGCCTC GTACTCATATGGTGAGACAATAAAAGGCGCATATCACTGCCGGTTTGGAGTGAGACAAGAGGCCACAGGAGATGCAGACACCAGGAAGCCGGAGACCATCATCATCAGGGGGTTGGAGAAGTCTGGATCG GTGAACAACGGGGAGGCAGAGGTCACTCTTTTCAGACTCCAAATAGAAAACCTCCTGAAGGAGCGCAGTGCTAACTTGACACAGTTGGCTCTGGACAGAACGCAGCTCTACGTTGCTGTGACTGTCATCGACATCGCCA GTGGAGAACTGCAGGAAGCAGAAGTTTTCATTCCCATTGTTTCTCAGAGATTCTCTGTGGACTTGTCTCGCACACGGTCCTACTTCATTCCTGGGGTGCCCTTCCACGTCTCG gctgTGGTTCACCTCCCAGATGGCTCTCCAGCAGCGAATGTCCCTGTGGATGTTCATGTGACTGGTTCTTCAGCGAAACCCCAGAGTGTACAAACTAATGGAGAAGGGGCAGCACACcttgtttttaataacattcCTAATGATCGGCCAGTGACTGTTAAA gtGACAGTAGATAATCATCCTTCTGAGAAAACCGTGTTTCCTTCCTTGTCATCAAGCAATAATTACCTGTACATCGATGTGAGCTCAAAGGTTGTTTCCCCAGGGGAGGAGGTCATCGTTAATTTCAATGTCGTCGGAAGCAGTCTGGCTGGTAACCAGATTTACTACCTG GTTCTTAGTAAAGGAGTCCTCAGAGCACAAAACTCTGAACCATCAGGACCATTAGTACAAATTAGACTCCCCGTGAGCAGTGATCTGATTCCCTCTTTCCGCCTTATTGGCTACTACTATGACCAAACAGGTGACATCATAGCGGACTCAGTGTGGGTGGACGTTGAGGACGTCTGTGAGGGGAAG ATTTTGCTGAGTGCAAAGGAAGAACACATACCAGGCAAGCTAGCCAAGCTGGATATAAACCTGGAAGGGCAGAAAGCCAAAGTAGCCTTACTGGCTGTTGATACAGCCATCTATGCCTTGAACGTCCACAACAGATTAACCCCCAAACAG GTGTTCGCCTCCATGCAGTCCTATGACCTGGGCTGCTCGTATGGAGGGGGCAGTGACACGGCTAATGTTTTCAATGATGCTGGGCTGTCCTTTATTTCTCACTCTAAGACAGTCAAATCAAGGATGAGAATAG GCTTTGGTTGTGAGTCTGGCTTCCGACGCCAGAAACGTTCCCTTGACCTACAGCAGCTCATGAACTCCAAAG TTTTTAGTTACGTGAGCAAGGAGCTCCAGCAATGCTGCAGAGATGGCCTCACCCTGATTCCTATGCAGCTCACCTGTGAAGAGCGTGCTAAGAGAGTGTCCCGTAGAGGGAAGGGACAGGACTGCACCAACGTCTTCCTGGACTGCTGCCGCGAAGGGATCAAGCTGAGGGACTTGAAGAGGCAGGAAGAGGCTAAGAAGCAACATGGGAGGA CACACGGCATAACAGACATGGAGGATTTCTTTGACTCCAGCACTGTGAACATTCGGCGCCACTTTCCACCCAGTTTTGCCTTTGAAGAGATCCAGGTGGATGGGAGTAGAAG GCATGACCTGTTTCTTCCTGATTCAATTACAACCTGGGAGATTCAAGCTGTCAGTGTGTCTGCATCCCACG GAATCTGTGTAGCACAGCCTTGTAAGCTGATGGCAAAGAAGACAGTTTTTGTTTCGCTGCGTCTGCCGTACTCTGTCAAGCGATTCGAGCAGCTTTCCATCGTTGCTGTTGTCTACAACTATGGTGATGAAACAAAACAG CTGTCAGTCCACATGAAAAGAGTGGATGGTCTCTGCTCACCAGGTTCTGCCTCCATGCTCTCCCACGTCAATGTCAACGTATCAAGAGGCTCCCCCCAGACTGTGACCTTCCCAGCGGTTCCCATGATCACAGGAAAAATCCCCGTAACTTTGCTCATATATGACACTGAAGAAAAACTAGGCCTGGATGCCATTGAAAAAGAGCTGCTAGTCATG ACAGAAGGGGTAGTGAAGAGAGAGGAGAAGACTCATTTTATTGACCTGGATG gaagaaacaggcagaATTTTCTCATTGATGGGCAGTTTCCAAACAGCACCATCCCTGACTCTGACACGAACCTGTTCGTCATGATGGAAG GTGGAGTATTTGACAAAGCAAAGGTACTGCCTCTGCTGTCACCGTCAGGAGTAAATGGTCTCCTCCGAGCCCCCATGGGCTGTGCAGAGCAGACAATGatccgcttgtcccctacggccCTCGCCCTTCATTACCTGGACCACACCCAGGGCTGGATGGACCTGCCCGCTGGGGCCAGGGATGTAGCCCTCAGTCATGTGGAGGGTG GTTATTCTAGAATTTTGACTTTCAAGAAGAACGATGCCTCTTATGGAGCTTGGCTGGACAGGCCCTCAAGCATCTG GTTGACTGCCCAGGTTGTCAAAGTGTTGAGTCTGGTAGCCGATCGACagctggagggaaggggggagAAAGGGAGGCAGGGAGCAAATGTTGTCTCTGTGGAAGAGATCAGTCAGTCGGTAGAGTACCTGATCTCAAAGCAGAGTGAGGAAGATGGCAGCTTCAATGACCCCCACCCTGTCATTCACAGAGAGATGCAG GGAGGGGTAGGTGGCACTGAGGGGGACGTGTCTCTCACAGCCTTCGTCACCATCGCTCTGAAACGCTCTCTCCACCATCTGACTGGAGAAACAAAGAATAAGGCG gAGGACAGTGTTTCTCGTGCTACAGCCTACATCGAGTCCCGTTTTTCATCTCTGGAGAGGCCTTATGCTGTGGCTATCGCAGCCTACTGCTTATCTGTCTGCCAAAATGATAAAACACTTGCCAAATCTGCATGGAGCAGACTGAAAGAGCTGGCCACTAAAG AGGGAAACTGTAGGATGTGGCGCTCCAAAGCTGATATGAGATTGCCAGGGGAAGTGAAACATTATGCAGTTCCACCACCTGAAGCCATCACCGTGGAGACCACTGCCTATGCCCTCCTGACAGCCGTGGCCAATGGGGAGCTGGAATGGGCAGATTCTGCGGCCTGCTGGCTTTCTGAGAAAGAGAACTACGGCGGGGGGTTCAGGTCCACGCAG GATACCATTGTGGCTCTGGAGGCGCTCTCTCATCTGGTGATAAGCAGGCCAACTCAGACTCCTCCAACAATCACTGCACAGTTTAATGCACCAGGCAAGAGCCAGAAAGAAAATCTCAACCTGGGGCAGAAGGAACAGAAAGTGGAGACAGAGCTTAAG AGGCTGCTGGGGAACAACATAAACGTAGAGGTAACAGGAAAGGGGAAAGCCAAGCTGAAg GTTGTTAAGGCCTTCCATGTCCTGGAGCCGAATAAGGGCTGCGAGCTTCTCTCAATCAAGGTCACTGTGGAAGGAAAAGTTAAATACACTG CTGAGGTGATCGAGAACTACGACTATGATTATTATGGTGCGGGAGGAGAAGGTGAAGACAAACGGGATGAGGAAGAGAAGAGCATCCCTCACTCAGAAATCGAGTGGTTTGATGCTCGCAGCCGACACAGGAGAGAAACAGAGCAGACCGATGGGTCTTCGGTGAAATACACTGTCTGCGTCAG TCACAGTCCAAGTAGGAACCTCTCAGGAATGGCCATCGCCGACATCACAATGCTAAGTGGTTTTGAGGCACAGAGGGATGATCTGGACAAG CTGAAGGCTTTGTCTGATCAGTACATCTCTCATTACGAGACTGAATACGGCAGAGTCATCCTGTATTTTAACGAG ATCCAACCTGAAGAACAGTGCATTGGATTTAGTGCCGTTCAGAAAGTGCCAGTAGGATTAGTACAGCCTGCTCCAGCTACATTCTATGACTACTATGAACCAG ACAGGAGATGTTCCATTTTTTACGCCGCGCCCCTAAAGAGCAAGATGGTGTCTACGCTGTGCTCCGGGGAGGTGTGCCAGTGTGCAGAGA GGCCCTGTTACACAGAGAAGAAAACAGTTCAGATGAAGATCAAAAAGAAGGACCGCTTTGAATTTGCTTGTTACCACCCAACTGTGGACTATG GTTATAAAGTTGAAGTTTATAACATCTCTATAATGAGTGGCTTTGAACTCTATCAAGCAAAAGTGAAAGACGTTCTGCGAGCTA CCGCTGACGACAGAATCATGCTGGGCAGTGTCCGGGTATTTGCAAAGAGACTCCACTGTAAAggacagctggagctgggaaaGAGCTTCCTCATCATGGGCAAGGATGGCTCCACCACTGACAGCTACGGCCA GATGCAATATTTGCTGGACTCTGAAACTTGGGTTGAAAAGTTGCCCACTGATAGCAAATGCCAGGCAACACCAAACAAGCTGTTCTGCAGGGGTCTGGACAATTTCATGTCTGAGTACCAGAAGGAAGGATGTCGTCAGTGA